GAGGGCAGCGACACCCAGCAGGACGGCCCGCGAGCGCCTGCCGCTGGCCAGCGCCTTCACCGCGACGACGGTCAGTAGTACCGCGACGATTCCGCGGGCGATGCGGTCGCGTCCGCCGACGTTGGATTCCATGCGTGACGGTTAGGGCGCCACCGTCTCAAAGCCACCGGCGGCGCCGCGTCCCCGCGGTGGACCGGCGACGGCGGAGACGCCGCTCAGTCCTCGACGACCTCGGCGCCGGACGCGTTGGCCATCACGCTGCGCATGCCCTTCTCGGCGTTGTGCTTGCGGGTGTAGCCCTCGCCGCTGGACGCGATGACGTTGCCGTTCCGGTGGACGAGCCGCCAGCGCCACTCGTCGGCCCGGTCGCGGAACAGCTCGAACCGCGCCTGGCTCACGACCGGCGCCGCGGCCGCGACGGGCGATTCGACTTCCTCGCTGCCGGAGACGGGCTCGTCCACCTCGTCCCCGTCACCGGCGCCAGCATCGTCTCCATCCCCAGTCTCGCTCTCGCTCTCCTCGTCGGTATCGGCGCCGGCCGCGGCGACCGTCGCCGTCTCCACTGCCGGTCGGTCGGCGTCCGCTCCGTCCTTCGGTTCGGGCTCCGACTCGTCCGCGTCGTCACTTGCCGCGACGGCCTCGGGTGTCGCGGGCTCGTCGCCGGGCGCCCACTCCAGTTCGACCTCGATCTCGACCTCGTCGTCCTCGCGCTCGTACTCGACCTCGAACTCGAAGCTGTCGGGGACCGCCACGGCGAGCGCGTCCTCGCCCTCGCCGAGCGCCACCGCGCCG
Above is a genomic segment from Halosimplex halophilum containing:
- a CDS encoding HVO_2922 family protein — translated: MSDDDHAADESPAEGSEDEPDDAEEAFESERTATRAEAAAVLRGLADGVDAGAVALGEGEDALAVAVPDSFEFEVEYEREDDEVEIEVELEWAPGDEPATPEAVAASDDADESEPEPKDGADADRPAVETATVAAAGADTDEESESETGDGDDAGAGDGDEVDEPVSGSEEVESPVAAAAPVVSQARFELFRDRADEWRWRLVHRNGNVIASSGEGYTRKHNAEKGMRSVMANASGAEVVED
- a CDS encoding YgaP family membrane protein translates to MESNVGGRDRIARGIVAVLLTVVAVKALASGRRSRAVLLGVAALGLGINAVTCFCGLNRALGIDTTTE